From the genome of Apodemus sylvaticus chromosome 3, mApoSyl1.1, whole genome shotgun sequence, one region includes:
- the LOC127680021 gene encoding PRAME family member 8-like: MSTYNPPTLQKLALDALLRKDAINSSDLDHLPTVLFPPLFLEAFNGRHTEILKAMVAAWPFPCLPVGALMKTPDVEVFQAVLDGVDILLTQNVSPRIRKLQVLDLRDVHQEFWDVCAGRKDEVCSAKTGNEKHVAKHIPRYALRQRLKVVTDLSLGFRLQHQIYLLKWAQQRKQSLRLCCLKMKICHFSVESIREILNIFQPNYIEELEIYTKQVLSFLGCFAPCFGQMRNLRKFHLREIRSRNSVGGVLRFADVKNCAAKFLSQFSKLNYLQHFCMNGDFFPSDNMKQLFRCLKSPLESLSMTVCQLSKSDLKQMSECQRLHQLKHLHFDGVVFPKSCPKSLRILLENVSDTLQTLQLENCRMNDSQLNVRLPALGQCSQLTSVNFYENDFSTAVMEDLLQCMANQSKLIVEHYPAPLECYDHEGYLILHRFSQLCRNLMDTLMARRQPQTITFATKTCRYCRSRCIYDKETRLCRCWQ, encoded by the exons ATGAGCACCTACAACCCACCCACACTCCAGAAGCTGGCACTGGATGCTCTGCTGAGGAAAGATGCCATAAACTCCTCCGATCTGGATCACCTGCCCACTGTGCTTTTCCCACCACTTTTCCTGGAGGCCTTCAatggcagacacacagagatattgaaggcaatggtggcagcctggccctttccctgcctccctgtGGGGGCATTGATGAAAACCCCTGATGTGGAGGTCTTTCAAGCTGTGCTGGATGGCGTAGATATACTGCTGACACAGAATGTTAGTCCTAG AATCAGGAAACTTCAAGTCTTGGACTTGAGAGATGTGCACCAGGAGTTTTGGGATGTATGTGCTGGAAGAAAGGATGAAGTCTGCTCAGCAAAGACTGGGAATGAGAAGCACGTTGCAAAGCACATTCCTAGATATGCACTGAGGCAGCGTTTGAAGGTGGTCACTGACCTGAGCCTTGGCTTCCGTCTGCAACATCAAATATACTTACTAAaatgggcccagcagagaaaacaATCTTTGAGGCTATGCTGTCTGAAGATGAAGATTTGTCACTTCTCGGTGGAGAGTATCAGGGAGATCTTGAACATTTTTCAGCCAAACTATATTGAGGAATTGGAAATATACACAAAGCAGGTCCTATCCTTTCTAGGTTGCTTTGCACCTTGCTTTGGCCAGATGAGAAATCTTCGCAAATTCCATCTAAGGGAAATAAGATCGAGGAACTCAGTAGGTGGTGTGCTCCGTTTTGCAGATGTAAAAAACTGTGCTGCCAAAttcctttctcagttctccaaactCAACTATCTCCAACACTTCTGCATGAATGGTGACTTCTTTCCCAGTGACAACATGAAACAGTTGTTCAG atgccTGAAGAGCCCCTTGGAGTCCTTGTCTATGACTGTCTGCCAACTCTCAAAGTCAGACTTGAAACAAATGTCAGAGTGTCAGAGGCTCCATCAACTTAAACACCTGCACTTCGATGGTGTAGTGTTTCCCAAGTCATGTCCCAAGAGTCTCCGAATACTCCTAGAGAATGTATCTGATACTCTGCAGACCCTGCAGTTAGAGAACTGCAGGATGAACGACTCTCAGCTCAATGTCCGTTTGCCAGCTCTGGGCCAGTGCTCACAGCTCACCTCAGTCAATTTCTATGAGAATGACTTCTCCACTGCTGTAATGGAGGACCTTCTGCAATGCATGGCCAACCAAAGCAAGTTGATTGTTGAGCACTACCCTGCCCCACTAGAGTGCTATGATCACGAGGGTTATCTTATACTGCACAGATTTTCCCAACTGTGTCGAAATCTCATGGATACACTCATGGCCAGAAGGCAGCCCCAGACAATCACATTTGCTACAAAAACCTGCCGTTATTGTAGGAGTCGCTGCATCTATGATAAGGAGACCAGACTTTGCCGTTGCTGGCAGTAA